In one window of Deltaproteobacteria bacterium DNA:
- a CDS encoding acyltransferase has product MENESRFSDWKYPNIEDGKLTQYNWIVYHIDKFQLGYKTDIGAFTYINALHGVIIEDYVQIGSHCSIYSISTIDNKRGEVRLKENCKIGSHTVVMPNVTIGENAIVGACSFVNCDIPPNVIAFGVPAKVKKFE; this is encoded by the coding sequence ATGGAGAATGAAAGTAGATTTTCAGATTGGAAATATCCGAATATTGAGGATGGTAAATTGACTCAATATAATTGGATTGTATATCATATAGATAAATTTCAGCTTGGTTACAAGACAGATATTGGTGCTTTTACCTATATTAATGCTTTACACGGAGTCATCATAGAGGATTATGTCCAGATTGGATCTCATTGTTCTATCTATTCAATTTCTACAATAGATAACAAAAGAGGTGAAGTCAGATTAAAGGAAAATTGCAAGATAGGGAGCCACACCGTTGTGATGCCTAATGTGACGATTGGCGAAAACGCCATTGTTGGAGCCTGCAGTTTTGTAAATTGTGACATTCCTCCCAATGTTATAGCCTTTGGTGTTCCTGCCAAAGTAAAAAAATTTGAATGA
- a CDS encoding sugar transferase, whose protein sequence is RNSEGFLLSDYERLTTLGKFLRATSLDELPELWNVLKGDMSLVGPRPLLMEYLDRYTHEQARRHEVKPGITGWAQVNGRNAISWEDKFKLDLWYVENHCFSLDIKIIAMTIWKIFKGEGINQPGHATAEKFKGSR, encoded by the coding sequence AAGAAATTCAGAGGGGTTTTTGCTCTCGGACTATGAACGCCTGACTACTTTAGGTAAATTTCTCAGAGCGACATCTTTAGATGAGCTACCTGAACTTTGGAATGTTTTGAAAGGCGACATGAGCCTGGTGGGTCCGCGCCCATTATTGATGGAATACCTGGATCGTTATACCCACGAACAAGCACGGCGTCACGAGGTCAAGCCAGGCATTACCGGCTGGGCTCAGGTAAATGGGCGTAATGCCATTAGCTGGGAGGATAAATTCAAACTGGACTTATGGTATGTTGAGAACCACTGTTTCTCACTAGATATTAAAATCATTGCCATGACAATATGGAAGATTTTTAAAGGAGAAGGGATAAATCAGCCTGGACATGCTACTGCCGAAAAATTCAAAGGGAGTAGATAG